A stretch of Priestia aryabhattai DNA encodes these proteins:
- a CDS encoding cation:dicarboxylate symporter family transporter, with protein MKKLGLATQIFIGLAFGIAIGAIFYGNNTVMAILQPLGDIFLHLIKMIVIPIVVSALIVSIAGVGDIKKLGRLGGKTILYFEIVTTIALAVGLLAANLFHPGAGIDMGNLEKGDISKYEETSKTTESAGVAAQIVHIIPTNIFQSLTEGNLLAIIFFSVLFGLGVAAIGEKGKPVLNFFEGVLESMFWMTNLVMKFAPFGVFALIGLNVAKFGIGSLIPLGKLVLVIYLTMIFFVFVVLGIIAKMAGTNVLVLIKILKDELILAFTTASSEAVLPRLMTKMENFGCPKAVTSFVIPTGYTFNLDGSSIYQAIAALFIAQMYGIHLSFIEQITLLLVLMLTSKGMAGVAGASFVVVLTTLGSMGLPLEGMAFIAGIDRILDMFRTSVNVVGNALAAIVMSKWEGGFDKEKAKHYTDSIRKSDVA; from the coding sequence ATGAAGAAATTGGGATTAGCTACACAAATATTTATTGGACTTGCGTTCGGGATTGCTATAGGCGCTATTTTTTATGGAAATAATACAGTGATGGCCATTCTTCAACCTTTAGGGGATATTTTTCTTCACCTAATTAAAATGATTGTTATTCCTATCGTTGTATCCGCACTCATCGTATCTATAGCTGGTGTGGGTGATATTAAAAAGTTAGGAAGACTAGGTGGAAAAACCATTCTTTATTTTGAAATTGTTACTACAATTGCATTAGCAGTGGGCTTATTAGCCGCAAATTTATTCCATCCAGGTGCTGGTATAGATATGGGGAACCTCGAGAAAGGTGATATATCCAAATATGAAGAAACATCTAAAACAACTGAGAGTGCAGGTGTAGCAGCTCAAATCGTTCATATTATCCCAACTAATATATTCCAATCGTTGACTGAAGGGAATTTATTAGCGATTATCTTTTTCTCAGTCTTATTTGGTCTAGGAGTTGCAGCAATTGGAGAAAAAGGCAAACCAGTTTTAAACTTTTTTGAAGGCGTACTAGAATCCATGTTTTGGATGACAAACTTAGTTATGAAATTTGCCCCATTTGGCGTATTTGCTTTAATTGGTTTGAATGTAGCAAAGTTTGGAATTGGTTCATTAATCCCTTTAGGAAAGTTAGTACTCGTTATATATCTGACCATGATTTTCTTTGTTTTTGTAGTATTAGGTATTATTGCAAAAATGGCTGGAACTAATGTTTTAGTACTTATAAAAATCTTAAAAGATGAGTTAATTTTAGCATTTACAACCGCAAGCTCTGAAGCAGTATTGCCAAGGTTAATGACTAAAATGGAGAACTTTGGTTGTCCAAAAGCTGTTACATCATTTGTTATTCCGACAGGATATACCTTTAACCTTGATGGATCATCCATTTACCAAGCCATTGCTGCCCTTTTCATTGCACAAATGTATGGCATTCATTTATCCTTCATAGAACAAATTACACTTTTACTTGTGTTGATGTTGACTTCTAAGGGAATGGCAGGAGTTGCAGGAGCATCATTTGTTGTTGTATTAACAACACTGGGCTCAATGGGATTACCTCTAGAAGGTATGGCATTCATTGCTGGTATTGATCGCATTTTAGATATGTTTCGTACATCTGTCAACGTAGTAGGTAACGCATTAGCTGCTATTGTGATGTCTAAGTGGGAAGGCGGATTCGATAAAGAAAAAGCAAAGCATTATACAGATTCTATTAGAAAATCGGACGTAGCATAA
- a CDS encoding iron chaperone, protein MEVLAEYLARIDNPDHRNRTEEVLDWVSTNFPNLKPQIKWNTPMFTNHDKFIIGFSTAKHHLSVSPEEVGIAQFADEIAQAEYSATKGLFRIPWTDSVNYKLLKKIIEFNILDKKDCSTFWRK, encoded by the coding sequence ATGGAAGTTTTGGCAGAATATTTAGCGCGTATTGATAACCCTGACCATCGGAACCGAACAGAGGAAGTTTTGGATTGGGTTTCTACTAATTTCCCGAATTTGAAACCGCAAATCAAGTGGAATACACCAATGTTTACCAATCACGATAAATTTATCATTGGCTTTTCCACAGCCAAGCATCATTTGAGCGTTTCACCTGAAGAAGTAGGTATTGCGCAATTTGCTGATGAAATTGCTCAGGCTGAATACAGCGCTACCAAAGGCTTGTTCCGCATTCCATGGACTGATTCAGTAAACTATAAATTACTTAAAAAAATAATCGAGTTCAATATTTTAGATAAAAAAGATTGTTCAACTTTTTGGCGAAAATAA
- a CDS encoding SMI1/KNR4 family protein, with the protein MKQVWNEFEQWLKINRPEAVGTLNEAAAKSEITEVEQKMGLTFPQNLKDWLMIHNGQRDEYIAAIENYTLLPLEEILYTWQTLKELLDGGEFEDFPEVEPIGPVKKEFWWNPRWIPIATNGGGDDICIDLDPDERGKAGQIITFWHDWEQREVIADSLEEWVMATISHTDN; encoded by the coding sequence ATGAAGCAGGTTTGGAATGAGTTTGAGCAGTGGTTAAAAATAAATCGACCAGAAGCAGTAGGAACACTTAACGAAGCAGCTGCTAAATCAGAAATTACAGAGGTTGAACAAAAGATGGGACTAACATTCCCCCAAAACCTTAAAGACTGGTTAATGATACATAATGGACAGCGTGATGAATATATAGCAGCTATTGAAAATTATACTCTATTACCTTTAGAGGAGATTCTGTATACGTGGCAAACATTAAAAGAGTTGTTAGACGGAGGAGAGTTTGAAGATTTTCCAGAAGTAGAACCTATTGGACCAGTGAAAAAAGAATTTTGGTGGAACCCACGTTGGATTCCGATTGCTACGAATGGGGGAGGAGATGATATTTGTATAGACTTGGACCCTGATGAAAGAGGAAAAGCCGGCCAAATTATCACCTTTTGGCACGATTGGGAACAGCGTGAAGTAATAGCAGATAGCTTAGAAGAATGGGTAATGGCTACGATAAGTCATACAGATAATTAA
- the aspA gene encoding aspartate ammonia-lyase — MANIEIPKKQNVRIEKDFLGTKKVTTYAYYGIQTLRAVENFPITGYRIHPELIKALGIVKKAAALANMETKRLYDGLGNAIIEAADEVIEGKRNDHFIVDPIQGGAGTSMNMNANEVIANRALELLGHKKGSYSDLSPNSHVNMSQSTNDVFPTAIHIAALNLLNKLLKTMHYMHSVFHKKAEQFDSIIKMGRTHLQDAVPIRLGQEFESYSRVLERDMKRIKQSYGHLYEVNMGATAVGTGLNADPRYIENVVRYLANISGLPLKNADHLVDATQNTDAYTEVSAALKICMVNMSKIANDLRLMASGPRAGLAEITLPARQPGSSIMPGKVNPVMPEMINQVAFQVIGNDHTICLASEAGQLELNVMEPVLIFNLLQSISIMNNAFQTFTDYCLQGIEANEEHLKEYVEKSVGIITAINPHIGYEVAARIAREAILKGESVRELCLRYDVLTEEELDLILNPFEMTNPGIAGNSLFDRE; from the coding sequence ATGGCAAATATAGAAATACCTAAAAAACAAAATGTAAGAATTGAAAAAGATTTCCTAGGAACAAAAAAAGTTACTACTTATGCTTATTATGGGATTCAAACTTTACGTGCAGTTGAAAACTTTCCAATAACAGGATATCGAATTCACCCAGAGCTTATTAAAGCATTAGGAATCGTTAAAAAGGCTGCTGCTCTTGCTAATATGGAAACAAAAAGGTTATATGATGGGTTGGGTAATGCAATTATTGAAGCAGCAGACGAGGTTATTGAAGGAAAAAGAAATGATCATTTTATTGTTGATCCAATACAGGGTGGTGCAGGGACCTCAATGAATATGAATGCAAATGAGGTTATCGCAAACAGGGCTTTAGAGTTACTTGGTCATAAAAAAGGTTCTTATTCTGATTTAAGCCCTAATAGTCATGTAAACATGTCACAATCAACAAATGACGTATTCCCAACTGCTATTCATATTGCAGCCCTTAATCTGTTAAATAAGTTACTAAAAACAATGCATTATATGCACAGTGTATTTCATAAAAAGGCAGAACAATTTGATTCTATTATAAAGATGGGACGTACTCACCTACAAGATGCGGTTCCAATCCGTCTTGGTCAAGAATTTGAATCATATAGTCGTGTTCTTGAGCGCGATATGAAACGTATTAAGCAATCCTATGGACATTTATATGAGGTTAATATGGGAGCAACTGCAGTTGGAACGGGTTTAAATGCAGATCCACGTTATATCGAAAATGTTGTAAGATATCTAGCAAATATCAGTGGTTTACCACTTAAGAATGCCGATCATCTTGTAGACGCGACTCAAAATACAGATGCTTATACAGAAGTTTCTGCAGCATTAAAGATTTGTATGGTAAATATGTCGAAAATAGCGAATGACTTACGTCTAATGGCATCTGGGCCCCGTGCAGGACTAGCAGAAATCACTTTGCCAGCTCGTCAGCCAGGGTCTTCTATTATGCCTGGAAAAGTTAATCCTGTCATGCCAGAGATGATTAATCAGGTTGCCTTTCAAGTTATCGGTAATGATCATACAATTTGCTTAGCTTCTGAAGCAGGTCAACTTGAGCTTAATGTTATGGAACCTGTTCTTATTTTTAATTTACTTCAATCAATTAGCATCATGAATAATGCTTTTCAAACATTTACGGATTATTGCCTGCAAGGGATTGAGGCGAATGAAGAACATTTAAAAGAATACGTAGAAAAAAGTGTAGGTATTATTACGGCTATTAATCCCCATATTGGATATGAAGTGGCTGCTAGAATCGCACGAGAAGCAATACTAAAAGGTGAATCCGTACGTGAATTATGCTTAAGGTATGATGTTTTAACAGAAGAAGAATTGGATCTTATTTTAAATCCTTTTGAAATGACTAATCCAGGGATTGCTGGAAACTCCCTTTTTGATAGAGAATAA
- a CDS encoding AraC family transcriptional regulator: protein MSNKTYKQQHELSKLIERLCKQDGVHSTTIPSLFLIRESTITEPISRVNEPSFCVILHGEKEVLLGEERFFYGSGHYIVASVDLPVTGQVIKASAESPYLALKLEFTSSQVLEVLNGTHIKTGQGKNVKRAMYVSKIEPSLLDAVVRLASLLDTPKHISVLAPLLKKEILYWILQGPHGEALEQMALEGSNASRIREVIDHIINNYEESFRIEELAKIANMSVSSLHRHFKEVTAMSPIQFQKQLRLQEARRLLLAESTDVADVAFRVGYESQSQFSREYSRMFGFSPRVDISRIRENYV from the coding sequence ATGTCTAACAAAACCTATAAACAGCAACATGAGCTTTCTAAACTCATTGAACGCCTTTGCAAGCAGGACGGTGTTCATTCTACCACTATTCCTTCCTTATTTCTCATCCGTGAATCTACTATTACTGAACCCATCTCTAGAGTTAACGAGCCATCTTTTTGTGTTATCCTCCATGGAGAAAAGGAGGTATTATTGGGAGAAGAGCGCTTTTTTTACGGTTCCGGTCATTATATTGTGGCATCAGTTGACTTGCCAGTTACAGGTCAAGTCATCAAAGCCTCAGCCGAGTCCCCATATTTAGCCTTGAAACTTGAATTTACCTCTAGCCAGGTTTTAGAGGTTTTAAATGGAACACATATTAAAACGGGACAAGGAAAGAACGTAAAACGAGCTATGTATGTTAGCAAAATAGAGCCATCTTTGTTAGACGCAGTAGTAAGGTTAGCATCTTTGCTAGACACTCCAAAACATATCTCTGTTCTTGCTCCATTATTAAAAAAAGAAATTCTCTATTGGATCCTACAAGGTCCACATGGCGAAGCACTTGAACAAATGGCATTAGAAGGTAGCAATGCCTCTAGAATAAGAGAGGTTATAGACCATATTATTAATAACTATGAAGAGTCTTTTCGTATTGAAGAGCTTGCTAAAATAGCGAATATGAGTGTTTCATCGCTACACCGACATTTTAAAGAGGTAACGGCAATGAGCCCCATTCAGTTTCAAAAACAACTGAGGTTGCAGGAAGCGAGGCGTTTGTTATTAGCAGAGTCAACAGATGTAGCTGATGTCGCATTCAGAGTGGGGTACGAAAGTCAATCGCAATTCAGTCGAGAATATTCCCGAATGTTTGGCTTTTCACCTAGAGTAGATATAAGCAGAATAAGAGAAAACTACGTTTAA
- a CDS encoding aldo/keto reductase, protein MEYVKLGNTGLDVSRLCLGCMGFGDANKWLHQWVLNEEDSRLVIKKALDLGINFFDTANVYSLGTSEEYLGRALKDYANRDEVVIATKVHGQMHKGPNGSGLSRKAIMSEIDKSLKRLETDYVDLYIIHRWDYTTPIEETMEALHDVVKAGKARYIGASAMYAWQFQKALHTAEKNGWTKFVSMQNHLNLIYREEEREMLPLCKEEKISITPYSPLASGRLTRDWSVTTHRSETDQIQKSKYDATAGADRLVVERVASLAEKHDIPRTHIALAWLLQNESVTAPIIGATKIPHLEDAVGALSIKLTSEEIAFLEEPYVPHPIVGHN, encoded by the coding sequence ATGGAATATGTAAAACTTGGTAATACAGGCTTAGATGTATCTCGACTTTGTCTTGGATGTATGGGTTTTGGGGACGCCAACAAATGGCTTCATCAATGGGTGCTTAATGAAGAGGACTCTCGCCTTGTTATAAAAAAAGCCCTGGACTTAGGAATTAATTTTTTTGATACAGCAAATGTATACTCACTGGGTACAAGTGAAGAATACCTTGGACGAGCTCTTAAGGATTATGCTAATCGCGATGAAGTTGTCATAGCAACTAAAGTACACGGACAAATGCATAAAGGTCCAAACGGCTCTGGTCTCTCTCGAAAAGCAATTATGAGTGAAATCGATAAAAGTCTTAAGAGGTTGGAAACTGATTATGTAGATCTTTATATCATTCATCGCTGGGATTACACTACCCCCATTGAAGAAACAATGGAAGCATTACATGACGTGGTGAAGGCTGGCAAAGCAAGATATATTGGTGCTTCTGCCATGTACGCTTGGCAGTTCCAAAAGGCATTACATACAGCAGAAAAAAATGGTTGGACTAAGTTTGTGTCTATGCAGAATCATTTAAACCTAATATACCGTGAAGAGGAACGAGAAATGTTACCCCTTTGTAAGGAAGAGAAAATTAGTATCACTCCATATAGCCCTCTTGCATCAGGGAGATTAACACGTGACTGGTCAGTAACAACGCATCGTTCTGAGACAGATCAAATTCAAAAATCTAAATACGATGCGACTGCAGGAGCCGATCGATTGGTTGTAGAGCGAGTAGCCTCCCTCGCAGAAAAACATGATATCCCTCGTACACATATCGCACTTGCCTGGTTGCTACAAAACGAATCAGTCACAGCTCCTATAATTGGGGCTACGAAAATACCACATCTTGAAGATGCTGTAGGTGCTTTATCGATTAAGCTAACATCTGAAGAAATTGCGTTTCTTGAAGAGCCATATGTACCACACCCAATAGTTGGCCATAATTAA
- a CDS encoding DNA alkylation repair protein, with product MNFEMVMKELEALGTERIKKTYINNGAHDPLFGVATGKMKPIAKKIKKNQPLAEQLYASGNYDAMYLAGIIADPTRVTEEDLERWIDAAYFYMLSDYVVAVTLAETDFAQVVADKWIVSHEELKMSAGWSCYCWLLGNRPDDEFSASKIANMLDQVENTIHASPDRTKSAMNNFIYTVGISYLPLHDKAVEIAKAVGPVEVKKDKKKSSILLASETIQKDIDRGRLGFKRKYVRC from the coding sequence ATGAATTTCGAAATGGTTATGAAAGAACTTGAAGCGCTCGGTACGGAACGAATTAAAAAGACTTACATAAACAATGGTGCACACGATCCACTTTTTGGAGTGGCAACGGGAAAAATGAAGCCCATTGCAAAGAAAATCAAGAAAAACCAGCCTTTAGCTGAGCAGCTTTATGCCTCTGGTAACTACGATGCTATGTATTTAGCTGGTATCATTGCAGACCCAACAAGGGTGACTGAAGAGGATTTAGAGCGTTGGATAGATGCAGCGTATTTTTACATGCTATCGGATTATGTAGTTGCAGTAACTTTGGCAGAAACCGATTTTGCGCAAGTTGTTGCTGATAAATGGATTGTGAGCCATGAAGAACTTAAAATGTCTGCAGGCTGGAGTTGTTACTGCTGGCTTTTGGGTAATCGTCCAGACGATGAATTTAGCGCAAGTAAGATTGCCAATATGCTTGACCAAGTGGAAAATACGATTCACGCTTCTCCAGATCGAACGAAATCAGCTATGAATAATTTTATCTATACAGTCGGAATCTCATATTTGCCGCTTCATGATAAGGCGGTTGAAATCGCAAAGGCAGTAGGTCCAGTGGAAGTTAAGAAGGACAAGAAAAAAAGTAGTATCCTTCTTGCCTCCGAAACTATTCAAAAGGATATAGATAGAGGCCGGCTTGGTTTCAAACGCAAATACGTAAGGTGTTAG